A DNA window from Jaculus jaculus isolate mJacJac1 chromosome 1, mJacJac1.mat.Y.cur, whole genome shotgun sequence contains the following coding sequences:
- the LOC123457627 gene encoding bis(5'-nucleosyl)-tetraphosphatase [asymmetrical], which produces MALRACGLIIFRRRLIPKVDNSTIEFLLLQASDGIHHWTPPKGHVDPGENDLETALRETREEAGIEASQLTIIEGFRRELSYVARNKPKTVIYWLAEVKNYNVEIRLSHEHQAYRWLGLDEACQLAQFEEMKAVLQEGHQFLCSTPA; this is translated from the coding sequence ATGGCCCTGAGGGCATGTGGCTTGATCATCTTCAGAAGACGCCTTATTCCCAAGGTGGACAACAGTACAATTGAGTTTCTGCTGCTGCAGGCATCAGATGGCATTCATCACTGGACTCCTCCCAAAGGCCATGTGGACCCGGGAGAGAATGACTTGGAAACAGCCCTGAGGGAGACGCGGGAGGAAGCAGGCATAGAAGCAAGCCAACTGACCATCATTGAGGGGTTCCGAAGGGAGCTCAGTTATGTGGCCAGAAATAAACCTAAAACAGTCATTTACTGGCTGGCAGAGGTGAAGAACTACAATGTAGAGATCCGCCTCTCCCATGAGCACCAAGCCTACCGCTGGCTGGGGCTGGACGAGGCCTGCCAGTTGGCTCAGTTCGAGGAGATGAAGGCAGTGCTCCAAGAAGGACACCAGTTTCTCTGCTCCACGCCGGCCTGA